Proteins from a genomic interval of Ictalurus furcatus strain D&B chromosome 2, Billie_1.0, whole genome shotgun sequence:
- the dexi gene encoding dexamethasone-induced protein homolog — translation MPHSVYFRLDSVESLIDVLPYMFYLGLFFINVLILYYAFLMEYIVLNVGIVFLPEDMDQALVDLGVLSDPASVPYETDTEFDVFEGYLE, via the coding sequence ATGCCACACTCCGTCTATTTCCGATTAGATTCTGTGGAATCTTTAATTGACGTCCTTCCATATATGTTTTATCTCGGCCTCTTCTTTATAAACGTCCTCATCCTCTACTATGCCTTTCTGATGGAATACATAGTGCTTAATGTGGGAATCGTGTTCCTGCCCGAGGACATGGACCAGGCACTGGTGGATCTGGGTGTCCTCTCTGACCCGGCGTCCGTCCCATatgagacagacacagagtttGATGTGTTTGAGGGATATCTGGAATAG